A genome region from Sceloporus undulatus isolate JIND9_A2432 ecotype Alabama chromosome 1, SceUnd_v1.1, whole genome shotgun sequence includes the following:
- the FEZ2 gene encoding fasciculation and elongation protein zeta-2 isoform X6 — protein sequence MAAAMAASPRDPSGDWQDFSGFQPPGEEGGGAPEAESREEGGSWEEKDLAAKLPLCFQPQETATLTLTPGCAEGDGRMPAPLPSPLSEQSALRGDEIWNALTDNYGNVLPVDWKSSHTRTLHLPTLNLSEKGVNENLNLDLSDDEELREQLDMHSIIVSCINEEPLFTAEQVIEEIEEMMQESPDPDDDETPSQSDRLSLLSQEIQTLKKSSTNHNYEERVKKLSVTELNDLLEEIETAIKDYSEVLVQQLALRDELEFEKEVKNSFISILIEVQNKQREQKEIAKKKKKLKNGSPQNGKQEKGHMPGTYLTTVIPYEKKSGPPSVEDLQTLTKILHAMKEDSEKVPSLLTDYILKVLCPT from the exons ATGGCGGCGGCGATGGCTGCCTCGCCAAGGGATCCCTCCGGGGACTGGCAGGACTTCTCTGGCTTCCAGCCCCCGGGAGAAGAAGGCGGCGGGGCTCCGGAGGCGGAGTCTCGGGAAGAAGGGGGCTCCTGGGAGGAGAAGGACCTGGCGGCCAAGCTCCCGCTCTGCTTCCAGCCACAAGAGACGGCGACGCTGACGCTGACTCCGGGCTGCGCGGAAGGAGACGGTCGAATGCCCGCTCCTTTGCCTTCTCCCCTCAGCGAACAGAGCGCCCTCCGCGGAGACGA GATTTGGAATGCTCTCACTGATAATTATGGCAACGTATTGCCAGTTGACTGGAAATCTTCCCACACCAGGACACTGCACTTGCCAACGTTGAATCTTTCAGAAAAGGGG GTTAATGAAAACTTGAACCTTGACTTATCAGATGATGAAGAGCTAAGAGAGCAACTAGATATGCATTCTATCATAGTTTCCTGTATCAATGAAGAACCACTTTTCACAGCTGAGCAG GTGATTgaagaaatagaagaaatgaTGCAAGAATCTCCAGATCCAGATGATGATGAAACCCCCTCTCAGTCAGACCGCCTCTCCTTATTGTCGCAGGAAATCCAAACACTCAAGAAATCCAGTACAAATCACAATTATGAAGAAA gGGTGAAAAAATTGTCTGTGACTGAATTAAATGATCTCCTAGAAGAGATTGAGACAGCCATAAAGGACTACTCTGAAGTGCTTGTACAGCAGCTGGCACTACGAGATGAGCTGGAATTTGAGAAAGAAGTGAAGAACAGTTTCATATCTATCCTTATTGAAGTGCAAAACAAGCAAAGAGAGCAAAAGGAAatagcaaagaagaaaaagaagttgaAAAATGGCAGCCCTCAGAATGGCAAGCAAGAGAAAGGTCATATGCCTGGAACA TATTTGACAACAGTTATTCCTTATGAGAAGAAAAGTGGGCCTCCATCTGTTGAAGATCTGCAGACATTAACAAAAA TTCTTCATGCCATGAAAGAAGACAGTGAGAAAGTGCCAAGCTTATTAACAGACTACATTTTGAAGG
- the FEZ2 gene encoding fasciculation and elongation protein zeta-2 isoform X1, which translates to MAAAMAASPRDPSGDWQDFSGFQPPGEEGGGAPEAESREEGGSWEEKDLAAKLPLCFQPQETATLTLTPGCAEGDGRMPAPLPSPLSEQSALRGDDFPPFLETLHGLMAADGLTKSHRDVLANKLVKCVLDNAVVRIWNALTDNYGNVLPVDWKSSHTRTLHLPTLNLSEKGVNENLNLDLSDDEELREQLDMHSIIVSCINEEPLFTAEQVIEEIEEMMQESPDPDDDETPSQSDRLSLLSQEIQTLKKSSTNHNYEERVKKLSVTELNDLLEEIETAIKDYSEVLVQQLALRDELEFEKEVKNSFISILIEVQNKQREQKEIAKKKKKLKNGSPQNGKQEKGHMPGTRFSMEGISNVIQNGFRQTFGNSGAEKQYLTTVIPYEKKSGPPSVEDLQTLTKILHAMKEDSEKVPSLLTDYILKVLCPT; encoded by the exons ATGGCGGCGGCGATGGCTGCCTCGCCAAGGGATCCCTCCGGGGACTGGCAGGACTTCTCTGGCTTCCAGCCCCCGGGAGAAGAAGGCGGCGGGGCTCCGGAGGCGGAGTCTCGGGAAGAAGGGGGCTCCTGGGAGGAGAAGGACCTGGCGGCCAAGCTCCCGCTCTGCTTCCAGCCACAAGAGACGGCGACGCTGACGCTGACTCCGGGCTGCGCGGAAGGAGACGGTCGAATGCCCGCTCCTTTGCCTTCTCCCCTCAGCGAACAGAGCGCCCTCCGCGGAGACGA TTTTCCccctttcttggaaactctccaTGGACTGATGGCAGCTGATGGTTTGACAAAGTCCCACCGTGatgttcttgcaaacaagctggtaaaatgtgtgCTAGACAACGCAGTTGTTAG GATTTGGAATGCTCTCACTGATAATTATGGCAACGTATTGCCAGTTGACTGGAAATCTTCCCACACCAGGACACTGCACTTGCCAACGTTGAATCTTTCAGAAAAGGGG GTTAATGAAAACTTGAACCTTGACTTATCAGATGATGAAGAGCTAAGAGAGCAACTAGATATGCATTCTATCATAGTTTCCTGTATCAATGAAGAACCACTTTTCACAGCTGAGCAG GTGATTgaagaaatagaagaaatgaTGCAAGAATCTCCAGATCCAGATGATGATGAAACCCCCTCTCAGTCAGACCGCCTCTCCTTATTGTCGCAGGAAATCCAAACACTCAAGAAATCCAGTACAAATCACAATTATGAAGAAA gGGTGAAAAAATTGTCTGTGACTGAATTAAATGATCTCCTAGAAGAGATTGAGACAGCCATAAAGGACTACTCTGAAGTGCTTGTACAGCAGCTGGCACTACGAGATGAGCTGGAATTTGAGAAAGAAGTGAAGAACAGTTTCATATCTATCCTTATTGAAGTGCAAAACAAGCAAAGAGAGCAAAAGGAAatagcaaagaagaaaaagaagttgaAAAATGGCAGCCCTCAGAATGGCAAGCAAGAGAAAGGTCATATGCCTGGAACA CGCTTCAGCATGGAAGGAATCTCAAATGTCATTCAGAATGGCTTCCGTCAAACATTTGGAAACTCAGGTgcagaaaaacag TATTTGACAACAGTTATTCCTTATGAGAAGAAAAGTGGGCCTCCATCTGTTGAAGATCTGCAGACATTAACAAAAA TTCTTCATGCCATGAAAGAAGACAGTGAGAAAGTGCCAAGCTTATTAACAGACTACATTTTGAAGG
- the FEZ2 gene encoding fasciculation and elongation protein zeta-2 isoform X4 — protein MAAAMAASPRDPSGDWQDFSGFQPPGEEGGGAPEAESREEGGSWEEKDLAAKLPLCFQPQETATLTLTPGCAEGDGRMPAPLPSPLSEQSALRGDEIWNALTDNYGNVLPVDWKSSHTRTLHLPTLNLSEKGVNENLNLDLSDDEELREQLDMHSIIVSCINEEPLFTAEQVIEEIEEMMQESPDPDDDETPSQSDRLSLLSQEIQTLKKSSTNHNYEERVKKLSVTELNDLLEEIETAIKDYSEVLVQQLALRDELEFEKEVKNSFISILIEVQNKQREQKEIAKKKKKLKNGSPQNGKQEKGHMPGTRFSMEGISNVIQNGFRQTFGNSGAEKQYLTTVIPYEKKSGPPSVEDLQTLTKILHAMKEDSEKVPSLLTDYILKVLCPT, from the exons ATGGCGGCGGCGATGGCTGCCTCGCCAAGGGATCCCTCCGGGGACTGGCAGGACTTCTCTGGCTTCCAGCCCCCGGGAGAAGAAGGCGGCGGGGCTCCGGAGGCGGAGTCTCGGGAAGAAGGGGGCTCCTGGGAGGAGAAGGACCTGGCGGCCAAGCTCCCGCTCTGCTTCCAGCCACAAGAGACGGCGACGCTGACGCTGACTCCGGGCTGCGCGGAAGGAGACGGTCGAATGCCCGCTCCTTTGCCTTCTCCCCTCAGCGAACAGAGCGCCCTCCGCGGAGACGA GATTTGGAATGCTCTCACTGATAATTATGGCAACGTATTGCCAGTTGACTGGAAATCTTCCCACACCAGGACACTGCACTTGCCAACGTTGAATCTTTCAGAAAAGGGG GTTAATGAAAACTTGAACCTTGACTTATCAGATGATGAAGAGCTAAGAGAGCAACTAGATATGCATTCTATCATAGTTTCCTGTATCAATGAAGAACCACTTTTCACAGCTGAGCAG GTGATTgaagaaatagaagaaatgaTGCAAGAATCTCCAGATCCAGATGATGATGAAACCCCCTCTCAGTCAGACCGCCTCTCCTTATTGTCGCAGGAAATCCAAACACTCAAGAAATCCAGTACAAATCACAATTATGAAGAAA gGGTGAAAAAATTGTCTGTGACTGAATTAAATGATCTCCTAGAAGAGATTGAGACAGCCATAAAGGACTACTCTGAAGTGCTTGTACAGCAGCTGGCACTACGAGATGAGCTGGAATTTGAGAAAGAAGTGAAGAACAGTTTCATATCTATCCTTATTGAAGTGCAAAACAAGCAAAGAGAGCAAAAGGAAatagcaaagaagaaaaagaagttgaAAAATGGCAGCCCTCAGAATGGCAAGCAAGAGAAAGGTCATATGCCTGGAACA CGCTTCAGCATGGAAGGAATCTCAAATGTCATTCAGAATGGCTTCCGTCAAACATTTGGAAACTCAGGTgcagaaaaacag TATTTGACAACAGTTATTCCTTATGAGAAGAAAAGTGGGCCTCCATCTGTTGAAGATCTGCAGACATTAACAAAAA TTCTTCATGCCATGAAAGAAGACAGTGAGAAAGTGCCAAGCTTATTAACAGACTACATTTTGAAGG
- the FEZ2 gene encoding fasciculation and elongation protein zeta-2 isoform X2: protein MAAAMAASPRDPSGDWQDFSGFQPPGEEGGGAPEAESREEGGSWEEKDLAAKLPLCFQPQETATLTLTPGCAEGDGRMPAPLPSPLSEQSALRGDDFPPFLETLHGLMAADGLTKSHRDVLANKLVKCVLDNAVVRIWNALTDNYGNVLPVDWKSSHTRTLHLPTLNLSEKGVNENLNLDLSDDEELREQLDMHSIIVSCINEEPLFTAEQVIEEIEEMMQESPDPDDDETPSQSDRLSLLSQEIQTLKKSSTNHNYEERVKKLSVTELNDLLEEIETAIKDYSEVLVQQLALRDELEFEKEVKNSFISILIEVQNKQREQKEIAKKKKKLKNGSPQNGKQEKGHMPGTRFSMEGISNVIQNGFRQTFGNSGAEKQYLTTVIPYEKKSGPPSVEDLQTLTKILCPT, encoded by the exons ATGGCGGCGGCGATGGCTGCCTCGCCAAGGGATCCCTCCGGGGACTGGCAGGACTTCTCTGGCTTCCAGCCCCCGGGAGAAGAAGGCGGCGGGGCTCCGGAGGCGGAGTCTCGGGAAGAAGGGGGCTCCTGGGAGGAGAAGGACCTGGCGGCCAAGCTCCCGCTCTGCTTCCAGCCACAAGAGACGGCGACGCTGACGCTGACTCCGGGCTGCGCGGAAGGAGACGGTCGAATGCCCGCTCCTTTGCCTTCTCCCCTCAGCGAACAGAGCGCCCTCCGCGGAGACGA TTTTCCccctttcttggaaactctccaTGGACTGATGGCAGCTGATGGTTTGACAAAGTCCCACCGTGatgttcttgcaaacaagctggtaaaatgtgtgCTAGACAACGCAGTTGTTAG GATTTGGAATGCTCTCACTGATAATTATGGCAACGTATTGCCAGTTGACTGGAAATCTTCCCACACCAGGACACTGCACTTGCCAACGTTGAATCTTTCAGAAAAGGGG GTTAATGAAAACTTGAACCTTGACTTATCAGATGATGAAGAGCTAAGAGAGCAACTAGATATGCATTCTATCATAGTTTCCTGTATCAATGAAGAACCACTTTTCACAGCTGAGCAG GTGATTgaagaaatagaagaaatgaTGCAAGAATCTCCAGATCCAGATGATGATGAAACCCCCTCTCAGTCAGACCGCCTCTCCTTATTGTCGCAGGAAATCCAAACACTCAAGAAATCCAGTACAAATCACAATTATGAAGAAA gGGTGAAAAAATTGTCTGTGACTGAATTAAATGATCTCCTAGAAGAGATTGAGACAGCCATAAAGGACTACTCTGAAGTGCTTGTACAGCAGCTGGCACTACGAGATGAGCTGGAATTTGAGAAAGAAGTGAAGAACAGTTTCATATCTATCCTTATTGAAGTGCAAAACAAGCAAAGAGAGCAAAAGGAAatagcaaagaagaaaaagaagttgaAAAATGGCAGCCCTCAGAATGGCAAGCAAGAGAAAGGTCATATGCCTGGAACA CGCTTCAGCATGGAAGGAATCTCAAATGTCATTCAGAATGGCTTCCGTCAAACATTTGGAAACTCAGGTgcagaaaaacag TATTTGACAACAGTTATTCCTTATGAGAAGAAAAGTGGGCCTCCATCTGTTGAAGATCTGCAGACATTAACAAAAA
- the FEZ2 gene encoding fasciculation and elongation protein zeta-2 isoform X5, whose protein sequence is MAAAMAASPRDPSGDWQDFSGFQPPGEEGGGAPEAESREEGGSWEEKDLAAKLPLCFQPQETATLTLTPGCAEGDGRMPAPLPSPLSEQSALRGDDFPPFLETLHGLMAADGLTKSHRDVLANKLVKCVLDNAVVRIWNALTDNYGNVLPVDWKSSHTRTLHLPTLNLSEKGVNENLNLDLSDDEELREQLDMHSIIVSCINEEPLFTAEQVIEEIEEMMQESPDPDDDETPSQSDRLSLLSQEIQTLKKSSTNHNYEERVKKLSVTELNDLLEEIETAIKDYSEVLVQQLALRDELEFEKEVKNSFISILIEVQNKQREQKEIAKKKKKLKNGSPQNGKQEKGHMPGTYLTTVIPYEKKSGPPSVEDLQTLTKILCPT, encoded by the exons ATGGCGGCGGCGATGGCTGCCTCGCCAAGGGATCCCTCCGGGGACTGGCAGGACTTCTCTGGCTTCCAGCCCCCGGGAGAAGAAGGCGGCGGGGCTCCGGAGGCGGAGTCTCGGGAAGAAGGGGGCTCCTGGGAGGAGAAGGACCTGGCGGCCAAGCTCCCGCTCTGCTTCCAGCCACAAGAGACGGCGACGCTGACGCTGACTCCGGGCTGCGCGGAAGGAGACGGTCGAATGCCCGCTCCTTTGCCTTCTCCCCTCAGCGAACAGAGCGCCCTCCGCGGAGACGA TTTTCCccctttcttggaaactctccaTGGACTGATGGCAGCTGATGGTTTGACAAAGTCCCACCGTGatgttcttgcaaacaagctggtaaaatgtgtgCTAGACAACGCAGTTGTTAG GATTTGGAATGCTCTCACTGATAATTATGGCAACGTATTGCCAGTTGACTGGAAATCTTCCCACACCAGGACACTGCACTTGCCAACGTTGAATCTTTCAGAAAAGGGG GTTAATGAAAACTTGAACCTTGACTTATCAGATGATGAAGAGCTAAGAGAGCAACTAGATATGCATTCTATCATAGTTTCCTGTATCAATGAAGAACCACTTTTCACAGCTGAGCAG GTGATTgaagaaatagaagaaatgaTGCAAGAATCTCCAGATCCAGATGATGATGAAACCCCCTCTCAGTCAGACCGCCTCTCCTTATTGTCGCAGGAAATCCAAACACTCAAGAAATCCAGTACAAATCACAATTATGAAGAAA gGGTGAAAAAATTGTCTGTGACTGAATTAAATGATCTCCTAGAAGAGATTGAGACAGCCATAAAGGACTACTCTGAAGTGCTTGTACAGCAGCTGGCACTACGAGATGAGCTGGAATTTGAGAAAGAAGTGAAGAACAGTTTCATATCTATCCTTATTGAAGTGCAAAACAAGCAAAGAGAGCAAAAGGAAatagcaaagaagaaaaagaagttgaAAAATGGCAGCCCTCAGAATGGCAAGCAAGAGAAAGGTCATATGCCTGGAACA TATTTGACAACAGTTATTCCTTATGAGAAGAAAAGTGGGCCTCCATCTGTTGAAGATCTGCAGACATTAACAAAAA
- the FEZ2 gene encoding fasciculation and elongation protein zeta-2 isoform X3, whose product MAAAMAASPRDPSGDWQDFSGFQPPGEEGGGAPEAESREEGGSWEEKDLAAKLPLCFQPQETATLTLTPGCAEGDGRMPAPLPSPLSEQSALRGDDFPPFLETLHGLMAADGLTKSHRDVLANKLVKCVLDNAVVRIWNALTDNYGNVLPVDWKSSHTRTLHLPTLNLSEKGVNENLNLDLSDDEELREQLDMHSIIVSCINEEPLFTAEQVIEEIEEMMQESPDPDDDETPSQSDRLSLLSQEIQTLKKSSTNHNYEERVKKLSVTELNDLLEEIETAIKDYSEVLVQQLALRDELEFEKEVKNSFISILIEVQNKQREQKEIAKKKKKLKNGSPQNGKQEKGHMPGTYLTTVIPYEKKSGPPSVEDLQTLTKILHAMKEDSEKVPSLLTDYILKVLCPT is encoded by the exons ATGGCGGCGGCGATGGCTGCCTCGCCAAGGGATCCCTCCGGGGACTGGCAGGACTTCTCTGGCTTCCAGCCCCCGGGAGAAGAAGGCGGCGGGGCTCCGGAGGCGGAGTCTCGGGAAGAAGGGGGCTCCTGGGAGGAGAAGGACCTGGCGGCCAAGCTCCCGCTCTGCTTCCAGCCACAAGAGACGGCGACGCTGACGCTGACTCCGGGCTGCGCGGAAGGAGACGGTCGAATGCCCGCTCCTTTGCCTTCTCCCCTCAGCGAACAGAGCGCCCTCCGCGGAGACGA TTTTCCccctttcttggaaactctccaTGGACTGATGGCAGCTGATGGTTTGACAAAGTCCCACCGTGatgttcttgcaaacaagctggtaaaatgtgtgCTAGACAACGCAGTTGTTAG GATTTGGAATGCTCTCACTGATAATTATGGCAACGTATTGCCAGTTGACTGGAAATCTTCCCACACCAGGACACTGCACTTGCCAACGTTGAATCTTTCAGAAAAGGGG GTTAATGAAAACTTGAACCTTGACTTATCAGATGATGAAGAGCTAAGAGAGCAACTAGATATGCATTCTATCATAGTTTCCTGTATCAATGAAGAACCACTTTTCACAGCTGAGCAG GTGATTgaagaaatagaagaaatgaTGCAAGAATCTCCAGATCCAGATGATGATGAAACCCCCTCTCAGTCAGACCGCCTCTCCTTATTGTCGCAGGAAATCCAAACACTCAAGAAATCCAGTACAAATCACAATTATGAAGAAA gGGTGAAAAAATTGTCTGTGACTGAATTAAATGATCTCCTAGAAGAGATTGAGACAGCCATAAAGGACTACTCTGAAGTGCTTGTACAGCAGCTGGCACTACGAGATGAGCTGGAATTTGAGAAAGAAGTGAAGAACAGTTTCATATCTATCCTTATTGAAGTGCAAAACAAGCAAAGAGAGCAAAAGGAAatagcaaagaagaaaaagaagttgaAAAATGGCAGCCCTCAGAATGGCAAGCAAGAGAAAGGTCATATGCCTGGAACA TATTTGACAACAGTTATTCCTTATGAGAAGAAAAGTGGGCCTCCATCTGTTGAAGATCTGCAGACATTAACAAAAA TTCTTCATGCCATGAAAGAAGACAGTGAGAAAGTGCCAAGCTTATTAACAGACTACATTTTGAAGG